GAACATCGATGGGTGATGAGCGAGGGAATCAGCGCTTCCAGCCGCTCGCGGAAACCTTCTACCTTATTGGTCGGGCGGTATTCCATATCCTCAAGATCAAGTCTCATCTGTATGAGTTTCTTGCGGCGAATGCTCCAAATGTTTGGACCACGCAAAATCTGTATTTTTTCAATTTTCATATAAAATGTATTCTTGTAATTGGATTTCGTAATGCAGAATGAAAACCAAAGATAAAAGAAATGCAGAATAATTTGAAATATTTTTTAAAACGCAGCATCCATGGGGATTTTATCTTATTATAATTGAGCGTATTCAATGTTTTCGGGTAGATGAACTTTTTTATTTTTTCTAAATTTGCACCCTATGAAAGCAGTTGGAAAATTAATGATCATCGGTGGGGCTGTTAATAAAGGTAGTTTTACAGAAACCGAGTACGATCAGAATGTAGAGAAAAACCTTAATTTCTTTGAGCGCGGCATCCTGCGAAAGATAATAGATGAATCGCGTCTGAAAGAAGATTCGGTGATTGAAGTCATTACCACAGCATCACAAATCCCACAAATCGTAGGGCCAGAATATAAAAAAGCGTTTGAATTTCTGGGCGCAAAAACCGTCAATATTCTTGATATAAAAAACCGCGAGCAGGCCAACAGCGACGCTATCGTTGCACGCGCCAATGCAGCCGATGTAGTGATGTTTACAGGTGGTGACCAATTAAGACTGACATCAATCTTGGGTGGGACCCGCTTCCACGAGGCTATCTTATTAAAATATCAGGAGCAGAATTTCATCTACGCAGGTACCTCTGCCGGTGCAGCCGCAGCTTCAGAGAATATGATTTATCAAGGCTCCAGCAGCGAAGCCTTGCTTAAAGGCGAAATAAAAACCACCCAAGGACTTGGCTTTATCGAAAACGTTATCGTAGACACACATTTCGTACAGCGCGGAAGAATTGGCCGACTTTTTCAGGCAGTAGTAAACAATCCGCGCACACTTGGCATTGGTCTTGGTGAGGATACAGGTCTGTACATACACGGCGAAAGGATGACCGCAATTGGCTCGGGACTCGTCATCTTAGTTGATGGCCGGTTTATTAAAGATACCAATTTAACAAAAGTAGAACTCGGACAGCCGATTTCTATCGATAATCTTACCGTTCATGTGATGTCGCAGAATGATTATTTTGATCTGAAGACAAAAGATCTTACGATTGTAAATTCGCAATATAGTCCTTTACCAACCAATGTTTAAAATATCATGAAACTTATTATCCACGGAGGATTCTTCTCTGAAAGCGACCAAAGCCAGGAAACTAAAACCGCAAAACAGCAGGCTCTGAAAGACATTGCAGCTAGTTCCTACGAATATTTAAAGAACCATTCCGCTGAAGAAACCGCCGTATTTGCGGTAAGCCAGTTGGAAGATAATGAACTTTTTAACGCCGGCACCGGCTCGCAAATACAGAGCGACGGGAAAATCCGGATGAGCGCAGCACTGATGAATGGTGTTAACAGCCGTTTTTCAGGGGTCATCAATGTACAGAACATCAAGAATCCCATACAGGTAGCGCAAGTTTTGATGAAAGAAGACGACCGCGTACTTGGTGACGATGGCGCAAAAAAATACGCCTCAGAAAATGGCTTTGCAGATTATTCTCCGGAAACACCCCAACGCCGCCAAGAATATGAAGAAAAAAAGAAAAACGGTGGCAAAGGTACCGTAGGCTGCGTGGTAATTGATGCCCAAGGGCGCTTAGCCGCTGCCACATCTACCGGTGGAAAAGGATTTGAGAGGGTCGGCAGAATCTCGGATTCAGCGACTGTGGCCGGCAACTTCGCCAATGAATTTTGCGCTGTAAGCTGTACAGGAGTTGGCGAAGACATTGTAAGCAATGGCACCGCGACCAAAATCGTAACCCGTGTTACAGATGGTAAGTCGCTGGAAGAAGCATTTACCAAAACCTTTGAAGAATTAAAGGCTATAGATGGTTTCTCTGGCGCTATCGCTATTGATAACCAAGGTAACATCTATCATCAGGATTCTCACCCAACTATGGTTTTCGCCAGTTTTGACGGTACATCATTTGAGGTTTTTGAGTAGATTTTTCTTCTTTTGATTATTAATTTGAGGAAAACCAGGCTTAAAAAATTCTGCTCGCACAATTATTGTAAGAACTTTCGTATAAAAAATTAAATTATGAAAAAGTTAATGTTTATAGCCGTTTTTGGGGCTTTGCTTACAAGTTGCGTACAGAAAGAAGAAAAGCGCGATGAATATAAAGAAACACACAGTGCTGATGAGAAACGCAATACGGGTGTAGATTCTGCCGCGCTGGAGCCTACACAACCCGTTGTACAGTAAAAAATGCGTCAGGTCTTGACGCATTTTTGTATTCTTTAATTTAAATTTAATATTCAAATAAAACAGAACCCCAAGTAAATCCGCTACCGAACGCAGAAAGAAGCACCAGATCGCCACGTTTTATCTTACCCTGTTGTATAGCTTCACTAAGCGCAATCGGGATCGAAGCGGCCGTTGTATTACCATATTTCTGGATATTGTTGAATATCTTTTCTTCCGGCAGCCCCATTTTTTGTTGTACAAACTGTGCGATCCGCAGATTGGCCTGATGCGGAATAAACATATCAAGATCCTCCATGGTTTTGCCAGCCTTATTAAGGGCTTCCGTCATCGTTTCGGGAAATCTGGTCAC
This DNA window, taken from Chryseobacterium sp. 6424, encodes the following:
- a CDS encoding isoaspartyl peptidase/L-asparaginase — its product is MKLIIHGGFFSESDQSQETKTAKQQALKDIAASSYEYLKNHSAEETAVFAVSQLEDNELFNAGTGSQIQSDGKIRMSAALMNGVNSRFSGVINVQNIKNPIQVAQVLMKEDDRVLGDDGAKKYASENGFADYSPETPQRRQEYEEKKKNGGKGTVGCVVIDAQGRLAAATSTGGKGFERVGRISDSATVAGNFANEFCAVSCTGVGEDIVSNGTATKIVTRVTDGKSLEEAFTKTFEELKAIDGFSGAIAIDNQGNIYHQDSHPTMVFASFDGTSFEVFE
- a CDS encoding cyanophycinase, yielding MKAVGKLMIIGGAVNKGSFTETEYDQNVEKNLNFFERGILRKIIDESRLKEDSVIEVITTASQIPQIVGPEYKKAFEFLGAKTVNILDIKNREQANSDAIVARANAADVVMFTGGDQLRLTSILGGTRFHEAILLKYQEQNFIYAGTSAGAAAASENMIYQGSSSEALLKGEIKTTQGLGFIENVIVDTHFVQRGRIGRLFQAVVNNPRTLGIGLGEDTGLYIHGERMTAIGSGLVILVDGRFIKDTNLTKVELGQPISIDNLTVHVMSQNDYFDLKTKDLTIVNSQYSPLPTNV